One Solea senegalensis isolate Sse05_10M linkage group LG3, IFAPA_SoseM_1, whole genome shotgun sequence genomic window carries:
- the LOC122765744 gene encoding extracellular calcium-sensing receptor isoform X1: MGVLALLSCVLFIGVFGANEDAVICEMLSSPEFPLLSKEGDVTIGGAFSIHSHITNPPLSFTELPEPLKCSRINLREFRFAQTMIFAIEEINNNSSLLPNISIGYKLFDSCGSTLPSTRAVMALMNEEERTPRQTCWSQSPVHAIIGASESSSTIVMVQIAGTFQIPVISHFATCACLSNRKEYPFFFRTIPSDYYQSRALAKLVKHLGWTWVGAVRSDNDYGNNGMAAFIAAASQEGVCVEYSVAISRTDRREQVSRLIRVIREGSARVLVAFLAQGEMDILLEETLKQNMTGLQWVGSESWITSGYFSHKRYSAILTGSLGFNIKKTKIAGLREFLLKVGPHQDPHNNILKEFWEETFGCSFQSTHGQTQCHGSERLQDVNNPFTDVSELRISNNVYKAVYAVAHALHEMLKCGQSGEVGNQSCTWKDNLELKQVAKQLQGVNFTLGSGERVYFDKNGDPAATYELVNWQKNQAGDTVFVAVGSYDASQPDGKQFNMNGLQITWPADSLKRPQSVCSESCLPGFRQAVIKGKPICCFSCIACAAGEISNSNNSAECSQCPLEYWSNEDKSQCVPKVIEFLSYRETMGALLTSFSLFGAGLTLLVSGIFFHFRHTPLVKASNSELSFLLLFSLTMCFLCSLTFIGQPTKWSCMLRHTAFGITFALCMSCILAKTVAVVMAFKAKMPANTLPQCSALCQRTSVLSCTLLQVMVCVMWLSLAPPLPHKNTAIATERIILECHFGSAIGFWAVLGYIGLLAVLCLILAFLARKLPDNFNEAKFITFSMLIFCTVWLTFIPAYVSSPGKFTVAVEIFAILASSFGLLFCIYAPKCYILLFKPERNTKRHMMGRN; encoded by the exons ATGGGTGTCCTTGCATTACTATCATGTGTACTTTTTATAGGAGTCTTTGGAGCAAATGAAGACGCCGTCATCTGTGAGATGCTGAGTAGTCCAGAGTTTCCTCTGTTATCAAAGGAGGGCGACGTGACTATCGGTGGAGCATTCTCCATCCATAGTCACATCACAAATCCTCCATTGTCCTTCACAGAACTTCCAGAGCCTCTCAAGTGCTCCAG GATAAATTTAAGAGAATTTCGATTTGCCCAAACAATGATTTTTGCCATTGAAGagatcaacaacaacagttctTTACTACCTAACATCTCCATTGGTTATAAGCTATTCGACAGCTGCGGTTCGACTTTGCCTTCGACACGTGCCGTGATGGCTCTGatgaatgaggaggagaggacaccAAGACAGACCTGCTGGAGTCAGTCACCTGTTCATGCCATCATTGGAGCCTCTGAGTCCTCCTCCACTATTGTGATGGTACAGATTGCAGGGACGTTTCAAATACCAGTG ATCAGCCACTTTGCTACATGTGCTTGTCTAAGTAACAGGAAGGAGTACCCCTTCTTCTTCAGAACCATCCCCAGTGACTACTACCAGAGCCGGGCACTGGCTAAACTGGTGAAACACCTTGGCTGGACATGGGTTGGGGCAGTTAGAAGTGACAATGACTATGGTAACAATGGCATGGCTGCTTTTATTGCGGCTGCAAGTCAGGAAGGGGTTTGTGTAGAGTACTCAGTGGCCATTTCACGAACTGACCGCAGGGAGCAGGTTTCCAGGCTGATCAGAGTGATCCGTGAGGGAAGTGCAAGAGTTTTAGTTGCCTTTCTCGCCCAGGGTGAGATGGACATCCTCCTTGAGGAAACTTTGAAGCAAAACATGACTGGGTTGCAGTGGGTTGGCAGTGAATCCTGGATTACATCAGGTTATTTTTCCCATAAGAGGTACTCTGCCATTCTCACAGGGTCTCTGGGCTTCAAcatcaaaaagacaaagattGCAGGATTACGAGAGTTTCTTTTAAAAGTGGGGCCACATCAGGACCCTCATAATAATATACTGAAAGAGTTCTGGGAAGAAACCTTTGGCTGCAGTTTCCAGTCCACTCATGGCCAGACCCAGTGCCACGGCTCTGAGAGATTGCAGGACGTCAACAATCCCTTCACAGATGTGTCAGAGTTAAGGATATCTAACAACGTCTATAAGGCTGTATATGCTGTGGCACATGCTTTgcatgaaatgttgaaatgtggaCAAAGCGGTGAAGTCGGAAACCAGTCCTGTACATGGAAAGATAATTTAGAACTAAAACAG GTTGCAAAGCAGCTCCAAGGTGTGAATTTCACGCTTGGGTCTGGAGAGAGAGtgtattttgacaaaaatggagACCCTGCAGCAACATATGAACTGGTGAACTGGCAGAAAAACCAGGCAGGAGACACAGTGTTTGTGGCTGTAGGGAGCTATGATGCATCACAACCAGATGGAAAACAGTTCAACATGAATGGACTTCAGATTACATGGCCCGCTGACTCCCTCAAG AGGCCACAGTCTGtttgcagtgagagttgtctgCCAGGTTTTCGTCAGGCTGTGATTAAAGGAAAACCCATCTGCTGTTTCTCCTGCATTGCCTGTGCCGCTGGAGAGATTAGCAACTCCAACA ATTCTGCAGAATGCTCTCAGTGTCCACTGGAGTACTGGTCAAACGAAGATAAGAGCCAGTGTGTTCCAAAGGTGATCGAGTTCCTGTCTTACAGAGAAACCATGGGTGccctcctcacctccttctcATTATTTGGAGCAGGTTTAACGCTCCTGGTGTCAggcattttctttcatttccgtCACACACCTCTTGTCAAAGCCAGTAACTCGGAACTGAGTTTCCTGCTACTCTTCTCCTTGACTATGTGTTTCCTATGTTCTCTGACCTTCATAGGCCAGCCCACCAAgtggtcctgcatgctgcgaCACACTGCTTTTGGCATCACCTTTGCCCTGTGCATGTCTTGCATCTTAGCCAAGACCGTAGCAGTTGTCATGGCGTTTAAGGCTAAAATGCCTGCAAACACACTTCCTCAGTGTTCTGCCCTGTGTCAGAGAACAAGTGTTCTTAGCTGCACTCTACTGCAGGTTATGGTTTGTGTCATGTGGCTAAGTCTCGCCCCGCCGTTGCCCCACAAAAACACTGCCATTGCCACAGAGAGGATTATTCTGGAGTGTCATTTTGGCTCTGCAATCGGCTTCTGGGCTGTGTTGGGGTATATCGGACTTTTGGCTGTGCTCTGCCTCATCCTTGCTTTTCTGGCACGGAAATTGCCGGATAATTTCAATGAAGCCAAATTTATCACCTTCAGCATGCTAATATTCTGCACAGTCTGGCTCACTTTCATCCCAGCATATGTCAGCTCTCCTGGGAAGTTCACTGTAGCTGTGGAAATATTTGCTATTCTAGCCTCTAGCTTTGGATTGCTTTTCTGTATATATGCtccaaaatgttatattttactATTTAAACCAGAGAGAAATACTAAAAGGCATATGATGGGGAGAAACTAG
- the LOC122765744 gene encoding extracellular calcium-sensing receptor isoform X2, giving the protein MALMNEEERTPRQTCWSQSPVHAIIGASESSSTIVMVQIAGTFQIPVISHFATCACLSNRKEYPFFFRTIPSDYYQSRALAKLVKHLGWTWVGAVRSDNDYGNNGMAAFIAAASQEGVCVEYSVAISRTDRREQVSRLIRVIREGSARVLVAFLAQGEMDILLEETLKQNMTGLQWVGSESWITSGYFSHKRYSAILTGSLGFNIKKTKIAGLREFLLKVGPHQDPHNNILKEFWEETFGCSFQSTHGQTQCHGSERLQDVNNPFTDVSELRISNNVYKAVYAVAHALHEMLKCGQSGEVGNQSCTWKDNLELKQVAKQLQGVNFTLGSGERVYFDKNGDPAATYELVNWQKNQAGDTVFVAVGSYDASQPDGKQFNMNGLQITWPADSLKRPQSVCSESCLPGFRQAVIKGKPICCFSCIACAAGEISNSNNSAECSQCPLEYWSNEDKSQCVPKVIEFLSYRETMGALLTSFSLFGAGLTLLVSGIFFHFRHTPLVKASNSELSFLLLFSLTMCFLCSLTFIGQPTKWSCMLRHTAFGITFALCMSCILAKTVAVVMAFKAKMPANTLPQCSALCQRTSVLSCTLLQVMVCVMWLSLAPPLPHKNTAIATERIILECHFGSAIGFWAVLGYIGLLAVLCLILAFLARKLPDNFNEAKFITFSMLIFCTVWLTFIPAYVSSPGKFTVAVEIFAILASSFGLLFCIYAPKCYILLFKPERNTKRHMMGRN; this is encoded by the exons ATGGCTCTGatgaatgaggaggagaggacaccAAGACAGACCTGCTGGAGTCAGTCACCTGTTCATGCCATCATTGGAGCCTCTGAGTCCTCCTCCACTATTGTGATGGTACAGATTGCAGGGACGTTTCAAATACCAGTG ATCAGCCACTTTGCTACATGTGCTTGTCTAAGTAACAGGAAGGAGTACCCCTTCTTCTTCAGAACCATCCCCAGTGACTACTACCAGAGCCGGGCACTGGCTAAACTGGTGAAACACCTTGGCTGGACATGGGTTGGGGCAGTTAGAAGTGACAATGACTATGGTAACAATGGCATGGCTGCTTTTATTGCGGCTGCAAGTCAGGAAGGGGTTTGTGTAGAGTACTCAGTGGCCATTTCACGAACTGACCGCAGGGAGCAGGTTTCCAGGCTGATCAGAGTGATCCGTGAGGGAAGTGCAAGAGTTTTAGTTGCCTTTCTCGCCCAGGGTGAGATGGACATCCTCCTTGAGGAAACTTTGAAGCAAAACATGACTGGGTTGCAGTGGGTTGGCAGTGAATCCTGGATTACATCAGGTTATTTTTCCCATAAGAGGTACTCTGCCATTCTCACAGGGTCTCTGGGCTTCAAcatcaaaaagacaaagattGCAGGATTACGAGAGTTTCTTTTAAAAGTGGGGCCACATCAGGACCCTCATAATAATATACTGAAAGAGTTCTGGGAAGAAACCTTTGGCTGCAGTTTCCAGTCCACTCATGGCCAGACCCAGTGCCACGGCTCTGAGAGATTGCAGGACGTCAACAATCCCTTCACAGATGTGTCAGAGTTAAGGATATCTAACAACGTCTATAAGGCTGTATATGCTGTGGCACATGCTTTgcatgaaatgttgaaatgtggaCAAAGCGGTGAAGTCGGAAACCAGTCCTGTACATGGAAAGATAATTTAGAACTAAAACAG GTTGCAAAGCAGCTCCAAGGTGTGAATTTCACGCTTGGGTCTGGAGAGAGAGtgtattttgacaaaaatggagACCCTGCAGCAACATATGAACTGGTGAACTGGCAGAAAAACCAGGCAGGAGACACAGTGTTTGTGGCTGTAGGGAGCTATGATGCATCACAACCAGATGGAAAACAGTTCAACATGAATGGACTTCAGATTACATGGCCCGCTGACTCCCTCAAG AGGCCACAGTCTGtttgcagtgagagttgtctgCCAGGTTTTCGTCAGGCTGTGATTAAAGGAAAACCCATCTGCTGTTTCTCCTGCATTGCCTGTGCCGCTGGAGAGATTAGCAACTCCAACA ATTCTGCAGAATGCTCTCAGTGTCCACTGGAGTACTGGTCAAACGAAGATAAGAGCCAGTGTGTTCCAAAGGTGATCGAGTTCCTGTCTTACAGAGAAACCATGGGTGccctcctcacctccttctcATTATTTGGAGCAGGTTTAACGCTCCTGGTGTCAggcattttctttcatttccgtCACACACCTCTTGTCAAAGCCAGTAACTCGGAACTGAGTTTCCTGCTACTCTTCTCCTTGACTATGTGTTTCCTATGTTCTCTGACCTTCATAGGCCAGCCCACCAAgtggtcctgcatgctgcgaCACACTGCTTTTGGCATCACCTTTGCCCTGTGCATGTCTTGCATCTTAGCCAAGACCGTAGCAGTTGTCATGGCGTTTAAGGCTAAAATGCCTGCAAACACACTTCCTCAGTGTTCTGCCCTGTGTCAGAGAACAAGTGTTCTTAGCTGCACTCTACTGCAGGTTATGGTTTGTGTCATGTGGCTAAGTCTCGCCCCGCCGTTGCCCCACAAAAACACTGCCATTGCCACAGAGAGGATTATTCTGGAGTGTCATTTTGGCTCTGCAATCGGCTTCTGGGCTGTGTTGGGGTATATCGGACTTTTGGCTGTGCTCTGCCTCATCCTTGCTTTTCTGGCACGGAAATTGCCGGATAATTTCAATGAAGCCAAATTTATCACCTTCAGCATGCTAATATTCTGCACAGTCTGGCTCACTTTCATCCCAGCATATGTCAGCTCTCCTGGGAAGTTCACTGTAGCTGTGGAAATATTTGCTATTCTAGCCTCTAGCTTTGGATTGCTTTTCTGTATATATGCtccaaaatgttatattttactATTTAAACCAGAGAGAAATACTAAAAGGCATATGATGGGGAGAAACTAG